The following proteins are co-located in the Lepus europaeus isolate LE1 chromosome 15, mLepTim1.pri, whole genome shotgun sequence genome:
- the LOC133774668 gene encoding zinc finger protein 717-like isoform X1: MFPRTKKMNTSPVLVSFEDLAVDFSWEEWQDLDSAQRTLYRDVMLETYSSLLSLGFCITKPEVIFKLEQGAEPWTVEESLNQSVSVVQKIDDVIETSQENQDINFWQFVIANSNSSTKERVELRKTFNWSPNYISELILRNGSYSRLGPHVFNICPNVLLPSEPAEMHAEVKLREYHMTGDSLRCCEHLAEHYGIQTLHQPFEYNEQGETLNSEELFFTHKMIQMGETSYKYSEYGKPCDRSALIVGETTHTGKEAFYEKFHLTDRKQTHREEKLSECTAFGETFISKADLVLNQRPHIGIYEKPFICRPNLTIHHRVHPESKPYECNECGKTFYHKSNCSRHQRTHSGEKPYECNECGKTFFRKSHLSMHQRTHTGEKPYGCNECGKTFYHKSHLRMHQRTHTGEKPYVCNECGKAFFRKSHLRMHHRIHTGEKPYGCNECGKTFYHKSHLSMHQRTHTGEKPYGCSECGKTFCRKSHLSMHQRTHRGEKPYECNECGKTFYQKSNLSKHQRIHTGEKPYACSECGKTFCQRSHLSMHQRTHTGEKPYECNECGKNFYRKSDLTIHQRTHTGEKPYECSECGKTFCQKSHLSRHHRTHTGEKPYECNECGKTFCRKSNLIMHQSIHTGEKPYACNECGKTFCRKSYLRTHQRTHSRGKAYEYKEWQNFLL, translated from the exons ATGTTTCCAcgaacaaagaaaatgaatacatctCCA GTGTTGGTGTCATTTGAGGACTTGGCTGTGGACTTCAGCTGGGAGGAGTGGCAGGACCTGGACAGTGCTCAGAGGACCCTGTAtagggatgtgatgctggagacctacagcagcctgcTGTCCTTGG GATTCTGCATTACCAAACCTGAggtgatcttcaagttggagcaaggagcagaACCATGGACGGTAGAAGAATCCCTAAACCAGAGCGTCTCAG ttgtcCAGAAAATTGATGATGTGATTGAGACCAGCCAAGAAAATCAAGACATAAATTTCTGGCAGTTTGTAATTGCAAACAGTAATTCATCAACTAAGGAAagagttgaattaagaaaaacatttaattgGAGCCCAAACTACATTTCAGAACTGATTTTAAGGAATGGAAGTTACTCAAGACTGGGGCCTCATGTGTTCAATATCTGTCCGAATGTGCTCCTTCCTAGTGAGCCTGCTGAGATGCACGCTGAAGTGAAACTTCGTGAATACCATATGACTGGGGATTCTCTCAGATGCTGTGAGCATCTTGCGGAGCATTATGGGATTCAGACTTTGCATCAGCCTTTTGAATATAATGAACAAGGGGAAACCCTCAACAGTGAAGAATTATTCTTTACACATAAGATGATTCAAATGGGAGAGACCTCCTATAAATACAGTGAATATGGAAAGCCCTGTGATCGGTCAGCTCTCATTGTTGGAGAGACAACTCACACAGGAAAGGAAGCATTCTATGAAAAGTTTCATCTCACTGACCGtaagcagacacacagagaagagaaactCTCTGAATGTACTGCATTTGGGGAAACTTTCATTAGCAAAGCAGATCTTGTACTAAATCAGAGACCACATATAGGGATATATGAGAAACCTTTCATCTGTAGACCGAACCTTACTATCCATCACAGAGTTCACCCAGAGAGCAAGCCCTATGAATGCAATGAATGTGGAAAGACTTTCTACCACAAGTCAAACTGCAGCAGACATCAGAGGACTCACTCAGGGGAGAAGCCCTATGAGTGTAACGAGTGTGGGAAAACCTTCTTCAGGAAGTCACACCTCAGCATgcatcagagaactcacacaggggagaagccctatGGATGTAACGAGTGTGGGAAGACCTTCTACCACAAGTCACACCTCCGCATGCATCAGAGgactcacacaggggagaagccctacGTTTGTAAcgagtgtgggaaagccttcttCAGGAAGTCACACCTGCGCATGCACCACAGAatccacacaggggagaagccctatGGATGTAACGAGTGTGGCAAGACCTTCTACCACAAGTCACACCTCAGCATGCATCAGAGgactcacacaggggagaagccctatGGATGTAGTGAGTGTGGGAAGACCTTCTGCAGGAAGTCACACCTCAGCATGCATCAGAGAACGCACAGAGGGGAAAAGCCCTATGAATGCAATGAGTGTGGGAAAACCTTCTACCAGAAGTCGAACCTCAGcaagcatcagagaattcacacaggggagaagccctatGCATGTAGTGAATGTGGGAAAACCTTCTGTCAGAGGTCACATCTCAGCATGCACCAGAGAACTCATACAGGagaaaaaccttatgaatgtaatgaatgcGGAAAAAACTTTTACCGAAAGTCGGACCTGACTATacatcagagaactcacacaggggaaaaaccctatgaatgtagTGAATGTGGAAAAACTTTTTGCCAGAAGTCACATCTCAGCAGGCATCACAGAACCCACACAGGGGAAAAACCGTacgaatgtaatgaatgtggcaAAACTTTCTGTCGCAAGTCAAACCTCATTATGCATCAGAGTATTCACACAGGGGAAAAGCCCTATGCgtgtaatgaatgtgggaaaaCTTTCTGCCGGAAGTCGTACCTCAGGACCCATCAGAGAACTCATTCACGTGGGAAAGCATATGAGTATAAAGAATGGCAGAACTTTCTACTCTGA
- the LOC133774668 gene encoding zinc finger protein 883-like isoform X4, whose protein sequence is MLETYSSLLSLGFCITKPEVIFKLEQGAEPWTVEESLNQSVSVVQKIDDVIETSQENQDINFWQFVIANSNSSTKERVELRKTFNWSPNYISELILRNGSYSRLGPHVFNICPNVLLPSEPAEMHAEVKLREYHMTGDSLRCCEHLAEHYGIQTLHQPFEYNEQGETLNSEELFFTHKMIQMGETSYKYSEYGKPCDRSALIVGETTHTGKEAFYEKFHLTDRKQTHREEKLSECTAFGETFISKADLVLNQRPHIGIYEKPFICRPNLTIHHRVHPESKPYECNECGKTFYHKSNCSRHQRTHSGEKPYECNECGKTFFRKSHLSMHQRTHTGEKPYGCNECGKTFYHKSHLRMHQRTHTGEKPYVCNECGKAFFRKSHLRMHHRIHTGEKPYGCNECGKTFYHKSHLSMHQRTHTGEKPYGCSECGKTFCRKSHLSMHQRTHRGEKPYECNECGKTFYQKSNLSKHQRIHTGEKPYACSECGKTFCQRSHLSMHQRTHTGEKPYECNECGKNFYRKSDLTIHQRTHTGEKPYECSECGKTFCQKSHLSRHHRTHTGEKPYECNECGKTFCRKSNLIMHQSIHTGEKPYACNECGKTFCRKSYLRTHQRTHSRGKAYEYKEWQNFLL, encoded by the exons atgctggagacctacagcagcctgcTGTCCTTGG GATTCTGCATTACCAAACCTGAggtgatcttcaagttggagcaaggagcagaACCATGGACGGTAGAAGAATCCCTAAACCAGAGCGTCTCAG ttgtcCAGAAAATTGATGATGTGATTGAGACCAGCCAAGAAAATCAAGACATAAATTTCTGGCAGTTTGTAATTGCAAACAGTAATTCATCAACTAAGGAAagagttgaattaagaaaaacatttaattgGAGCCCAAACTACATTTCAGAACTGATTTTAAGGAATGGAAGTTACTCAAGACTGGGGCCTCATGTGTTCAATATCTGTCCGAATGTGCTCCTTCCTAGTGAGCCTGCTGAGATGCACGCTGAAGTGAAACTTCGTGAATACCATATGACTGGGGATTCTCTCAGATGCTGTGAGCATCTTGCGGAGCATTATGGGATTCAGACTTTGCATCAGCCTTTTGAATATAATGAACAAGGGGAAACCCTCAACAGTGAAGAATTATTCTTTACACATAAGATGATTCAAATGGGAGAGACCTCCTATAAATACAGTGAATATGGAAAGCCCTGTGATCGGTCAGCTCTCATTGTTGGAGAGACAACTCACACAGGAAAGGAAGCATTCTATGAAAAGTTTCATCTCACTGACCGtaagcagacacacagagaagagaaactCTCTGAATGTACTGCATTTGGGGAAACTTTCATTAGCAAAGCAGATCTTGTACTAAATCAGAGACCACATATAGGGATATATGAGAAACCTTTCATCTGTAGACCGAACCTTACTATCCATCACAGAGTTCACCCAGAGAGCAAGCCCTATGAATGCAATGAATGTGGAAAGACTTTCTACCACAAGTCAAACTGCAGCAGACATCAGAGGACTCACTCAGGGGAGAAGCCCTATGAGTGTAACGAGTGTGGGAAAACCTTCTTCAGGAAGTCACACCTCAGCATgcatcagagaactcacacaggggagaagccctatGGATGTAACGAGTGTGGGAAGACCTTCTACCACAAGTCACACCTCCGCATGCATCAGAGgactcacacaggggagaagccctacGTTTGTAAcgagtgtgggaaagccttcttCAGGAAGTCACACCTGCGCATGCACCACAGAatccacacaggggagaagccctatGGATGTAACGAGTGTGGCAAGACCTTCTACCACAAGTCACACCTCAGCATGCATCAGAGgactcacacaggggagaagccctatGGATGTAGTGAGTGTGGGAAGACCTTCTGCAGGAAGTCACACCTCAGCATGCATCAGAGAACGCACAGAGGGGAAAAGCCCTATGAATGCAATGAGTGTGGGAAAACCTTCTACCAGAAGTCGAACCTCAGcaagcatcagagaattcacacaggggagaagccctatGCATGTAGTGAATGTGGGAAAACCTTCTGTCAGAGGTCACATCTCAGCATGCACCAGAGAACTCATACAGGagaaaaaccttatgaatgtaatgaatgcGGAAAAAACTTTTACCGAAAGTCGGACCTGACTATacatcagagaactcacacaggggaaaaaccctatgaatgtagTGAATGTGGAAAAACTTTTTGCCAGAAGTCACATCTCAGCAGGCATCACAGAACCCACACAGGGGAAAAACCGTacgaatgtaatgaatgtggcaAAACTTTCTGTCGCAAGTCAAACCTCATTATGCATCAGAGTATTCACACAGGGGAAAAGCCCTATGCgtgtaatgaatgtgggaaaaCTTTCTGCCGGAAGTCGTACCTCAGGACCCATCAGAGAACTCATTCACGTGGGAAAGCATATGAGTATAAAGAATGGCAGAACTTTCTACTCTGA
- the LOC133774668 gene encoding zinc finger protein 717-like isoform X3, with product MFPRTKKMNTSPVLVSFEDLAVDFSWEEWQDLDSAQRTLYRDVMLETYSSLLSLVVQKIDDVIETSQENQDINFWQFVIANSNSSTKERVELRKTFNWSPNYISELILRNGSYSRLGPHVFNICPNVLLPSEPAEMHAEVKLREYHMTGDSLRCCEHLAEHYGIQTLHQPFEYNEQGETLNSEELFFTHKMIQMGETSYKYSEYGKPCDRSALIVGETTHTGKEAFYEKFHLTDRKQTHREEKLSECTAFGETFISKADLVLNQRPHIGIYEKPFICRPNLTIHHRVHPESKPYECNECGKTFYHKSNCSRHQRTHSGEKPYECNECGKTFFRKSHLSMHQRTHTGEKPYGCNECGKTFYHKSHLRMHQRTHTGEKPYVCNECGKAFFRKSHLRMHHRIHTGEKPYGCNECGKTFYHKSHLSMHQRTHTGEKPYGCSECGKTFCRKSHLSMHQRTHRGEKPYECNECGKTFYQKSNLSKHQRIHTGEKPYACSECGKTFCQRSHLSMHQRTHTGEKPYECNECGKNFYRKSDLTIHQRTHTGEKPYECSECGKTFCQKSHLSRHHRTHTGEKPYECNECGKTFCRKSNLIMHQSIHTGEKPYACNECGKTFCRKSYLRTHQRTHSRGKAYEYKEWQNFLL from the exons ATGTTTCCAcgaacaaagaaaatgaatacatctCCA GTGTTGGTGTCATTTGAGGACTTGGCTGTGGACTTCAGCTGGGAGGAGTGGCAGGACCTGGACAGTGCTCAGAGGACCCTGTAtagggatgtgatgctggagacctacagcagcctgcTGTCCTTGG ttgtcCAGAAAATTGATGATGTGATTGAGACCAGCCAAGAAAATCAAGACATAAATTTCTGGCAGTTTGTAATTGCAAACAGTAATTCATCAACTAAGGAAagagttgaattaagaaaaacatttaattgGAGCCCAAACTACATTTCAGAACTGATTTTAAGGAATGGAAGTTACTCAAGACTGGGGCCTCATGTGTTCAATATCTGTCCGAATGTGCTCCTTCCTAGTGAGCCTGCTGAGATGCACGCTGAAGTGAAACTTCGTGAATACCATATGACTGGGGATTCTCTCAGATGCTGTGAGCATCTTGCGGAGCATTATGGGATTCAGACTTTGCATCAGCCTTTTGAATATAATGAACAAGGGGAAACCCTCAACAGTGAAGAATTATTCTTTACACATAAGATGATTCAAATGGGAGAGACCTCCTATAAATACAGTGAATATGGAAAGCCCTGTGATCGGTCAGCTCTCATTGTTGGAGAGACAACTCACACAGGAAAGGAAGCATTCTATGAAAAGTTTCATCTCACTGACCGtaagcagacacacagagaagagaaactCTCTGAATGTACTGCATTTGGGGAAACTTTCATTAGCAAAGCAGATCTTGTACTAAATCAGAGACCACATATAGGGATATATGAGAAACCTTTCATCTGTAGACCGAACCTTACTATCCATCACAGAGTTCACCCAGAGAGCAAGCCCTATGAATGCAATGAATGTGGAAAGACTTTCTACCACAAGTCAAACTGCAGCAGACATCAGAGGACTCACTCAGGGGAGAAGCCCTATGAGTGTAACGAGTGTGGGAAAACCTTCTTCAGGAAGTCACACCTCAGCATgcatcagagaactcacacaggggagaagccctatGGATGTAACGAGTGTGGGAAGACCTTCTACCACAAGTCACACCTCCGCATGCATCAGAGgactcacacaggggagaagccctacGTTTGTAAcgagtgtgggaaagccttcttCAGGAAGTCACACCTGCGCATGCACCACAGAatccacacaggggagaagccctatGGATGTAACGAGTGTGGCAAGACCTTCTACCACAAGTCACACCTCAGCATGCATCAGAGgactcacacaggggagaagccctatGGATGTAGTGAGTGTGGGAAGACCTTCTGCAGGAAGTCACACCTCAGCATGCATCAGAGAACGCACAGAGGGGAAAAGCCCTATGAATGCAATGAGTGTGGGAAAACCTTCTACCAGAAGTCGAACCTCAGcaagcatcagagaattcacacaggggagaagccctatGCATGTAGTGAATGTGGGAAAACCTTCTGTCAGAGGTCACATCTCAGCATGCACCAGAGAACTCATACAGGagaaaaaccttatgaatgtaatgaatgcGGAAAAAACTTTTACCGAAAGTCGGACCTGACTATacatcagagaactcacacaggggaaaaaccctatgaatgtagTGAATGTGGAAAAACTTTTTGCCAGAAGTCACATCTCAGCAGGCATCACAGAACCCACACAGGGGAAAAACCGTacgaatgtaatgaatgtggcaAAACTTTCTGTCGCAAGTCAAACCTCATTATGCATCAGAGTATTCACACAGGGGAAAAGCCCTATGCgtgtaatgaatgtgggaaaaCTTTCTGCCGGAAGTCGTACCTCAGGACCCATCAGAGAACTCATTCACGTGGGAAAGCATATGAGTATAAAGAATGGCAGAACTTTCTACTCTGA
- the LOC133774668 gene encoding zinc finger protein 717-like isoform X2 produces MLRRNLLLQVLVSFEDLAVDFSWEEWQDLDSAQRTLYRDVMLETYSSLLSLGFCITKPEVIFKLEQGAEPWTVEESLNQSVSVVQKIDDVIETSQENQDINFWQFVIANSNSSTKERVELRKTFNWSPNYISELILRNGSYSRLGPHVFNICPNVLLPSEPAEMHAEVKLREYHMTGDSLRCCEHLAEHYGIQTLHQPFEYNEQGETLNSEELFFTHKMIQMGETSYKYSEYGKPCDRSALIVGETTHTGKEAFYEKFHLTDRKQTHREEKLSECTAFGETFISKADLVLNQRPHIGIYEKPFICRPNLTIHHRVHPESKPYECNECGKTFYHKSNCSRHQRTHSGEKPYECNECGKTFFRKSHLSMHQRTHTGEKPYGCNECGKTFYHKSHLRMHQRTHTGEKPYVCNECGKAFFRKSHLRMHHRIHTGEKPYGCNECGKTFYHKSHLSMHQRTHTGEKPYGCSECGKTFCRKSHLSMHQRTHRGEKPYECNECGKTFYQKSNLSKHQRIHTGEKPYACSECGKTFCQRSHLSMHQRTHTGEKPYECNECGKNFYRKSDLTIHQRTHTGEKPYECSECGKTFCQKSHLSRHHRTHTGEKPYECNECGKTFCRKSNLIMHQSIHTGEKPYACNECGKTFCRKSYLRTHQRTHSRGKAYEYKEWQNFLL; encoded by the exons ATGTTGAGGAGAAATCTGCTGTTACAGGTGTTGGTGTCATTTGAGGACTTGGCTGTGGACTTCAGCTGGGAGGAGTGGCAGGACCTGGACAGTGCTCAGAGGACCCTGTAtagggatgtgatgctggagacctacagcagcctgcTGTCCTTGG GATTCTGCATTACCAAACCTGAggtgatcttcaagttggagcaaggagcagaACCATGGACGGTAGAAGAATCCCTAAACCAGAGCGTCTCAG ttgtcCAGAAAATTGATGATGTGATTGAGACCAGCCAAGAAAATCAAGACATAAATTTCTGGCAGTTTGTAATTGCAAACAGTAATTCATCAACTAAGGAAagagttgaattaagaaaaacatttaattgGAGCCCAAACTACATTTCAGAACTGATTTTAAGGAATGGAAGTTACTCAAGACTGGGGCCTCATGTGTTCAATATCTGTCCGAATGTGCTCCTTCCTAGTGAGCCTGCTGAGATGCACGCTGAAGTGAAACTTCGTGAATACCATATGACTGGGGATTCTCTCAGATGCTGTGAGCATCTTGCGGAGCATTATGGGATTCAGACTTTGCATCAGCCTTTTGAATATAATGAACAAGGGGAAACCCTCAACAGTGAAGAATTATTCTTTACACATAAGATGATTCAAATGGGAGAGACCTCCTATAAATACAGTGAATATGGAAAGCCCTGTGATCGGTCAGCTCTCATTGTTGGAGAGACAACTCACACAGGAAAGGAAGCATTCTATGAAAAGTTTCATCTCACTGACCGtaagcagacacacagagaagagaaactCTCTGAATGTACTGCATTTGGGGAAACTTTCATTAGCAAAGCAGATCTTGTACTAAATCAGAGACCACATATAGGGATATATGAGAAACCTTTCATCTGTAGACCGAACCTTACTATCCATCACAGAGTTCACCCAGAGAGCAAGCCCTATGAATGCAATGAATGTGGAAAGACTTTCTACCACAAGTCAAACTGCAGCAGACATCAGAGGACTCACTCAGGGGAGAAGCCCTATGAGTGTAACGAGTGTGGGAAAACCTTCTTCAGGAAGTCACACCTCAGCATgcatcagagaactcacacaggggagaagccctatGGATGTAACGAGTGTGGGAAGACCTTCTACCACAAGTCACACCTCCGCATGCATCAGAGgactcacacaggggagaagccctacGTTTGTAAcgagtgtgggaaagccttcttCAGGAAGTCACACCTGCGCATGCACCACAGAatccacacaggggagaagccctatGGATGTAACGAGTGTGGCAAGACCTTCTACCACAAGTCACACCTCAGCATGCATCAGAGgactcacacaggggagaagccctatGGATGTAGTGAGTGTGGGAAGACCTTCTGCAGGAAGTCACACCTCAGCATGCATCAGAGAACGCACAGAGGGGAAAAGCCCTATGAATGCAATGAGTGTGGGAAAACCTTCTACCAGAAGTCGAACCTCAGcaagcatcagagaattcacacaggggagaagccctatGCATGTAGTGAATGTGGGAAAACCTTCTGTCAGAGGTCACATCTCAGCATGCACCAGAGAACTCATACAGGagaaaaaccttatgaatgtaatgaatgcGGAAAAAACTTTTACCGAAAGTCGGACCTGACTATacatcagagaactcacacaggggaaaaaccctatgaatgtagTGAATGTGGAAAAACTTTTTGCCAGAAGTCACATCTCAGCAGGCATCACAGAACCCACACAGGGGAAAAACCGTacgaatgtaatgaatgtggcaAAACTTTCTGTCGCAAGTCAAACCTCATTATGCATCAGAGTATTCACACAGGGGAAAAGCCCTATGCgtgtaatgaatgtgggaaaaCTTTCTGCCGGAAGTCGTACCTCAGGACCCATCAGAGAACTCATTCACGTGGGAAAGCATATGAGTATAAAGAATGGCAGAACTTTCTACTCTGA